Proteins co-encoded in one Mycobacterium mantenii genomic window:
- a CDS encoding amidase, whose translation MRHVHAFGDDALGDLDAVGLADALRSGRVGRAEVVEAAIARTEAVDPLLNGLAYAAFQQARAAAGKASEAPAAGYFGGVPTFIKDNIDVAGQPSMHGTDAWTSWDADADSVFTELFLATGLTSVGKTQLSEFGFSASAEHPRLGPVRNPWDTEYSAGASSSGSGAFVAAGVVPMAHANDGGGSIRIPAACNGLVGLKPSRGRLPLDATLRRMPVGVVVNGVVTRSVRDTAAFYREAERIWRNPKLAPVGDVSAPGRQRLRIAVLTRSVQRECSPQVRELTLKSAGLLEELGHRVEHVDEPPVAASFVEDFVMYWGFLALAQVRGGRHMFGETFDRSKLDSLTLGLLRHTSRNLHRLPTAIVRLRRARRRTARFFRTYDAVLTPTLADETPRIGFLAPTDYQQVISRLIDWVSFTPLQNVTGEPAISLPLAQSAHGMPVGMMLSADMGQEALLLELAYELEEARPWARIHGTA comes from the coding sequence ATGCGACACGTGCATGCTTTCGGCGACGATGCCCTGGGCGATCTGGACGCGGTCGGCCTCGCCGACGCCCTTCGATCCGGCCGGGTCGGCAGGGCCGAGGTGGTCGAGGCCGCCATCGCCCGCACCGAGGCCGTCGACCCGCTGCTGAACGGGTTGGCGTACGCGGCTTTTCAGCAGGCGCGGGCCGCCGCCGGCAAAGCCTCGGAAGCTCCGGCGGCCGGCTACTTCGGCGGCGTCCCGACGTTCATCAAGGACAACATCGACGTCGCCGGGCAGCCCAGCATGCACGGCACCGACGCGTGGACGAGCTGGGACGCCGACGCCGACAGCGTGTTCACCGAGCTGTTCCTGGCCACCGGGCTGACCTCGGTGGGAAAGACGCAGCTGTCGGAATTCGGGTTCAGCGCGTCGGCCGAACACCCGCGGCTGGGCCCGGTCCGCAACCCGTGGGACACGGAATACAGCGCCGGCGCGTCGTCGTCGGGTTCGGGCGCGTTCGTCGCGGCCGGTGTGGTGCCCATGGCGCACGCCAACGACGGCGGCGGTTCGATCCGGATTCCGGCCGCCTGCAACGGGTTGGTCGGACTCAAACCGTCGCGCGGGCGGTTACCCCTGGACGCGACGCTGCGCCGGATGCCGGTGGGAGTCGTCGTCAACGGCGTGGTGACCCGCTCGGTGCGCGACACCGCGGCCTTCTACCGGGAGGCCGAGCGGATCTGGCGCAATCCCAAGCTGGCGCCCGTCGGGGATGTCAGCGCGCCCGGTCGGCAGCGACTGCGGATCGCGGTGCTGACCCGCTCGGTGCAGCGCGAGTGCAGCCCCCAGGTACGGGAGCTCACGCTGAAGTCCGCCGGCCTGCTCGAGGAGCTGGGCCACCGCGTCGAGCACGTCGACGAGCCTCCGGTCGCGGCCAGTTTCGTCGAGGACTTCGTCATGTACTGGGGGTTTTTGGCGCTGGCCCAGGTACGCGGCGGGCGGCACATGTTCGGTGAGACGTTCGATCGCAGCAAGCTGGACAGCCTGACGCTGGGTCTTCTCCGGCACACCAGTCGCAACCTGCACCGCCTCCCGACGGCGATCGTGCGCCTGCGCCGGGCCCGCCGGCGGACCGCGCGGTTCTTCCGTACTTACGACGCGGTGCTCACGCCGACCCTTGCCGACGAGACGCCGCGCATCGGATTCCTGGCGCCGACCGATTACCAGCAGGTGATCAGCCGGCTGATCGACTGGGTCTCGTTCACGCCGCTGCAGAACGTCACCGGCGAACCCGCGATCTCGCTGCCGTTGGCCCAGTCCGCGCACGGCATGCCGGTGGGCATGATGCTGTCGGCCGACATGGGACAGGAAGCGCTGCTGCTCGAGTTGGCCTACGAGCTCGAAGAGGCGCGGCCGTGGGCGCGCATCCACGGCACCGCGTGA
- a CDS encoding MarR family winged helix-turn-helix transcriptional regulator, with translation MNQADDAPLGYLLYRLGAVLRPEVSAVLSPLGLTLPEFVCLRILSMFPGMSSAELSRHTNVTPQAMNTVLRKLEEIGTVARPSSVSSGRALPANLTGQGRALLKRAEGAVRGADARILAKLTDAQQREFKRMLEKLGAD, from the coding sequence ATGAATCAGGCCGACGATGCTCCGCTGGGTTACCTGCTCTACCGGTTGGGAGCCGTCCTGCGACCCGAGGTTTCCGCCGTGTTGAGTCCGCTCGGCCTGACGCTGCCCGAATTCGTTTGCCTGCGCATACTTTCGATGTTTCCGGGAATGTCGAGCGCCGAATTGTCCCGCCACACCAACGTCACCCCACAGGCAATGAACACGGTGCTGCGCAAGCTGGAAGAAATCGGGACGGTGGCGCGCCCGTCGTCGGTGTCCTCGGGGCGCGCGCTCCCGGCCAACCTGACCGGCCAGGGCCGCGCCCTGCTCAAGCGCGCCGAAGGCGCGGTCCGCGGCGCCGACGCCCGCATCCTGGCCAAGCTCACCGACGCTCAGCAGCGCGAGTTCAAGAGAATGCTCGAAAAGCTGGGGGCCGACTAG
- a CDS encoding ChaB family protein: MPKTTKGGAAKKSELPSTLRRSSAKAQRTFAKTHDAAADEYGSEERAHRVAYAAVKHSFEKVGDHWEPKDEKGPSDERAERGGLRPVGESAEGVDANASKKHLLDVARRLDIAGRSTMNKSELVDAIKKHNRRVRGR, translated from the coding sequence ATGCCGAAGACGACGAAAGGCGGCGCGGCCAAAAAGAGCGAATTGCCCAGCACTTTGCGGCGGTCCAGCGCCAAGGCCCAGCGGACCTTCGCGAAAACCCATGACGCGGCCGCCGACGAGTACGGCAGCGAGGAGCGCGCCCACCGGGTGGCGTACGCCGCTGTCAAGCACAGTTTCGAAAAGGTCGGCGACCACTGGGAGCCCAAGGACGAGAAGGGCCCATCCGATGAGCGGGCCGAGCGCGGTGGCCTGCGGCCAGTCGGGGAATCAGCCGAGGGCGTCGACGCCAACGCAAGCAAAAAGCACCTGCTCGACGTGGCCCGCCGGCTCGACATCGCCGGCCGGTCCACCATGAACAAGTCGGAATTGGTCGACGCGATCAAGAAGCACAACCGCCGGGTCCGGGGCCGCTGA
- a CDS encoding DUF2795 domain-containing protein, with protein sequence MVASTTPSQLRQCLSDVDFPVNKEDLLTAAERNRCDGETIRVLRAMPPETYANVGQVAASVTIADDRDVSDRDRAAARRTNTQPGRAESVKDIPAQNPIVDEPGDNRGS encoded by the coding sequence ATGGTCGCGTCTACCACTCCCAGCCAACTTCGCCAGTGCCTCAGCGATGTGGACTTCCCGGTGAACAAGGAGGACCTGCTCACCGCCGCCGAGCGCAATCGTTGCGACGGCGAAACCATCCGCGTCCTGCGCGCCATGCCGCCGGAAACCTACGCCAACGTCGGTCAAGTGGCCGCGTCGGTCACCATCGCCGATGACCGCGACGTTTCCGACAGGGACAGGGCCGCGGCGCGGCGCACCAACACCCAGCCCGGTCGGGCCGAGAGCGTGAAGGACATCCCCGCCCAGAACCCGATCGTGGACGAGCCGGGCGACAACCGCGGCTCATGA
- a CDS encoding MPT63 family protein — translation MKVTKIAATAAAAGGIAVASVFAATPALAAPNIQGFGTSEQLVDGPLITDYTVSNLQPSTVAIPGYTPKGTLYQADITARSDGGLVTPMVNDFIARGPNGQNYRVIDKVGAPNGLNPAPIAQGNESTGTLYFDVTGAPPNGVVYNDGMQDVLMWTSNAPGGSAPGAPNSPAPGAPPAPATHT, via the coding sequence GTGAAGGTCACCAAGATTGCTGCGACAGCTGCCGCTGCCGGGGGTATAGCGGTGGCAAGCGTTTTCGCGGCGACGCCCGCGCTGGCCGCGCCCAACATTCAGGGCTTCGGCACCAGTGAACAACTTGTGGACGGGCCGTTGATCACCGACTACACGGTGAGCAACCTGCAGCCCAGCACCGTCGCCATTCCGGGCTACACGCCCAAGGGAACGCTCTACCAGGCGGACATCACCGCCAGGTCGGACGGCGGGCTTGTCACCCCGATGGTGAATGACTTCATCGCCCGCGGCCCCAACGGCCAGAACTACCGGGTGATCGACAAGGTCGGGGCGCCCAACGGGCTCAACCCGGCTCCCATCGCTCAAGGCAACGAGTCGACCGGCACGCTGTACTTCGACGTGACCGGCGCGCCTCCGAACGGTGTCGTCTACAACGACGGAATGCAAGACGTCCTGATGTGGACGTCCAACGCGCCGGGAGGCTCGGCGCCTGGCGCGCCGAACAGCCCGGCGCCGGGTGCACCGCCTGCGCCGGCAACGCACACCTGA
- a CDS encoding lysophospholipid acyltransferase family protein has product MSNPDHRPAPVRAQAKRQAEEAREAMEERRSRQSGGLSGWVAERAARWDLSGQDESALQRQKYLWNVLVDYWFRMEIDGWENIPESPPALLIGIHSGAPFVWDAWTVGLQWWRRFGQDRTLHGTAHDALMAIPVFGRYFRSMGVLPAAPDAIATALAEGRDVALWPGGEVDSLRPWIERDRANLAGRTGFVKMAIRAGVPIVPIATVGGADAMPVLIRGDRLSKALRLDRVLRLKVFPLAVSLPWGIAPAALPQLPLPAKIRTRFMPPVELDNDPARADDDQYVDRKYHEVQDAIQDGMNALARKRAFPLFG; this is encoded by the coding sequence ATGAGTAACCCCGATCACAGGCCGGCGCCGGTGCGCGCGCAGGCGAAGCGGCAGGCCGAAGAAGCCCGCGAGGCGATGGAAGAACGACGCAGTCGTCAAAGCGGCGGGCTGAGCGGCTGGGTGGCCGAACGCGCAGCGAGATGGGATCTCTCGGGTCAGGACGAGAGCGCGCTGCAGCGTCAGAAGTATCTGTGGAATGTGCTGGTGGACTACTGGTTTCGCATGGAAATCGACGGCTGGGAGAACATACCGGAGTCACCGCCGGCGCTGTTGATCGGGATTCACTCCGGCGCGCCGTTCGTCTGGGATGCGTGGACCGTCGGTCTGCAATGGTGGCGACGATTCGGACAGGATCGCACCTTGCACGGCACTGCGCACGATGCATTGATGGCGATTCCTGTGTTCGGGCGCTACTTCCGGTCGATGGGGGTGTTGCCGGCCGCCCCCGACGCGATCGCCACCGCATTGGCGGAAGGGCGTGACGTGGCGCTGTGGCCGGGCGGGGAAGTGGACTCGCTGCGCCCGTGGATCGAGCGCGATCGGGCCAACCTGGCCGGACGGACCGGCTTCGTCAAGATGGCGATTCGCGCCGGTGTGCCGATCGTGCCCATCGCCACCGTCGGCGGTGCGGACGCGATGCCGGTGCTGATCCGCGGCGACCGCCTGTCGAAAGCCCTGCGCCTGGACCGGGTCTTGCGGCTCAAGGTGTTCCCGCTGGCCGTCTCGTTGCCGTGGGGGATCGCGCCGGCGGCGCTTCCACAGCTGCCCCTGCCGGCCAAGATCAGAACCCGGTTCATGCCTCCGGTGGAGCTCGACAACGATCCCGCACGGGCCGACGACGACCAATACGTCGACCGCAAATACCACGAGGTGCAAGATGCCATCCAGGATGGGATGAATGCGCTGGCGCGCAAACGCGCTTTCCCTCTCTTCGGCTGA